In the genome of Chaetodon auriga isolate fChaAug3 chromosome 15, fChaAug3.hap1, whole genome shotgun sequence, one region contains:
- the LOC143333343 gene encoding uncharacterized protein LOC143333343, whose protein sequence is MEHNAIQWLGAPSCQRGSYAFYKSVSSRAQADGPVQVWKLGEFYFIRCGPQEPVCIAELTLLWEDQARHHLLASTRLYFLPEDTPKGRTREHGEDEVLAVSRKMVVRVEDLVRWSCAQPPGWSSSLKPSPFGTNGIHKPLQSSDANGSDTDNKSSEPRKDKAENDAAERQAIKVLSYPQYCRFRSLQRRIQDGARGPGLQDPHLLALGGIKALPSTRLMYCRDTFNHLTLESSASFSWQFRCPSLSLRGRPRKRRGRDGKDSPTSSQSESWIEKMKENVMGSVEVGCEASWLPHPEEQLFLDQLFAFMDRQGSPIHKVPNLGFKKIDLFLMYSVVKRLGGYKKVTLDRLWKVVYNELGGCPGSTSAATCTRRHYERLMLPYEEHLRAGGAEFKIPETPMPPKSRGIRGRKPLPRGRKPGPKAKEKKITAPAAPSRTIVTPNGTVVVKRGRGRPPGTRNKATLIAQAKLLAQQQAKAKAKAADSQQESPPLPARGGGEPTPSSTHRPVQPAILPVNMPLTPDLSPMSTPFLPFQPKPKELNADRGESAAPAPGVLLSTLPRQFVGGSLGGFSPIKGVCPLDVFRNRISLQRGLESPALTPQDPTQHHPTIYTIQSKSGSPDTPHPSGDQLQPQPHPLHQQHNRCSGCNVDEGAQRGGIRDARNRPPLPPLRVLPLNLDCSVQVCQLMRTRLGSSQFQTFTRRLSEALSQDLSAKPPCSPITPPPEQALPLNLSKRFTAKRPSTEGPEPSPATINGNTDQPPSKRPRTSCTGQAEDFSPSDRPSSGGSGGGGGGRGEEQDVEMKNQEEPADLSSPSRIRAFLLGLPPFQVKFEEDLNGTRFGKFLPPGSKVEPQRTETEKGGGGVAVKMEEEVVEIERCETERSNKLQKSEQEEKDPIISAPGPAELKRAGPSNTDTHCF, encoded by the exons CTGACCTTACTGTGGGAGGACCAGGCACGGCACCACCTGCTGGCCAGCACCAGGCTCTACTTCCTGCCCGAGGACACACCGAAGGGCCGGACCAGGGAGCACGGAGAg gATGAGGTCCTGGCGGTGTCCAGGAAGATGGTGGTGCGGGTGGAGGACCTGGTGCGGTGGTCGTGTGCACAGCCGCCGGGTtggagcagcagcctgaagCCATCGCCCTTTGGGACCAACGGCATCCACAAACCTCTGCAGAGCAGCGACGCTAACGGCAGCGACACGGACAACAAGAGCAGCGAGCCGCGGAAAGACAAAGCTGAGA ACGACGCGGCGGAGCGTCAGGCCATCAAAGTGCTCAGCTACCCGCAGTACTGCCGCTTCCGCTCCCTGCAGAGACGCATCCAGGACGGAGCCAGGGGCCCGGGGCTGCAGGACCCCCACCTCCTGGCCCTGGGGGGCATCAAGGCGCTGCCCAGCACCCGGCTGATGTACTGCAGGGACACCTTCAACCACCTGACGCTGGAGAGCAGCGCCAGCTTCTCCTGGCAGTTCA GATGTCCGTCTCTTAGTCTTCGAGGGCGACCACGCAAGAGGAGAGGCCGCGATGGCAAAGACTCCCCGacctccagccaatcagagtcctGGATCGAGAAGATGAAG GAGAACGTGATGGGCAGCGTGGAGGTCGGCTGTGAGGCCAGCTGGCTCCCTCACCCCGAAGAGCAGCTGTTCCTGGATCAGCTCTTCGCCTTCATGGACCGTCAGGGCTCGCCCATCCACAAAGTGCCCAACCTCGGCTTCAAGAAGA TTGACCTCTTCCTCATGTACTCTGTGGTGAAACGACTCGGAGGCTACAAAAAG gtgaCGTTGGACCGTCTGTGGAAGGTGGTTTATAATGAGCTGGGAGGATGCCCTGGGAGCACCAGCGCTGCCACCTGCACCAGGAGACACTACGAGAG gctGATGCTTCCTTATGAGGAACACCTCAGAGCCGGAGGGGCAGAATTCAAAATCCCAGAAACCCCCATGCCTCCAAAGTCCAGAGGGATAAGAGGAAGAAAACCACTTCCAAGAGGTCGAAAACCAGGACCCAAAGCCAAGGAGAAGAAGATCACAGCCCCCGCTGCTCCGTCTCGCACT ATCGTGACCCCGAACGGCACTGTGGTGGTGAAGAGAGGCCGAGGCCGGCCGCCGGGCACTCGCAACAAGGCCACGCTGATCGCCCAGGCCAAGCTGCTGGCTCAGCAGCaggctaaagctaaagctaaagcagCCGACTCCCAGCAGGAGAGTCCTCCGCTTCCAgccagaggtggaggtgaaccGACACCCAGCAGCACTCACAGG CCCGTCCAGCCAGCGATCCTCCCTGTCAACATGCCCCTCACCCCCGATCTCTCCCCCATGTCCAcccccttcctccccttccAGCCCAAACCAAAGGAGCTGAATGCGGACAGAGGGgagtctgctgctcctgctccagGTGTGCTCCTCTCCACTCTGCCTCGCCAGTTTGTTGGAGGATCTCTGGGCGGCTTCAGCCCCATCAAAGGCGTGTGTCCTCTGGATGTCTTCAGGAACCGCATTAGCCTCCAGAGAGGCCTGGAGAGCCCGGCCCTGACGCCTCAGGACCCGACCCAGCACCATCCGACCATCTACACCATCCAGTCCAAAAGTGGAAGCCCGGACACGCCTCATCCCAGCGGAgaccagctgcagcctcagcccCACCCACTCCACCAGCAGCATAACCGCTGCTCGGGGTGTAACGTGGATGAGGGAGCCCAGCGAGGAGGCATTCGGGACGCGAGGAACCGGCCTCCTCTGCCCCCTCTGCGGGTCCTGCCTTTGAACCTGGACTGCAGCGTTCAGGTGTGCCAACTGATGAGGACTCGTCTGGGCTCGTCTCAGTTCCAGACCTTCACCCGCCGACTGTCTGAGGCTCTGTCCCAGGACCTGAGCGCCAAGCCcccctgctctcccatcaccCCTCCCCCCGAGCAGGCGCTGCCTCTCAACCTCAGCAAACGCTTCACGGCAAAGAGACCCAGCACAGAGGGACCAGAGCCGAGTCCAGCGACGATCAACGGAAACACAGATCAGCCGCCATCCAAGAGGCCGAGAACCAGCTGCACGGGGCAGGCCGAGGACTTCAGCCCGAGCGACCGGCCCAGCtctggaggaagtggaggaggaggaggaggcagaggagaagagcaggATGTGGAGATGAAGAACCAGGAAGAACCCGCAGACCTAAGTTCCCCCAGCAGGATCAGGGCCTTCCTGCTCGGGCTGCCGCCCTTCCAGGTGAAGTTCGAGGAGGATCTGAACGGGACAAGGTTTGGGAAATTTCTTCCTCCAGGATCTAAAGTTGAACCCCAGAggactgagacagagaaaggaggaggaggagtagcagtaaagatggaggaggaggtggtcgAAATAGAGCGATGTGAAACTGAGAGGAGCAACAAACTACAGAAGtctgagcaggaggagaaagatcCCATCATCTCTGCTCCAGGCCCAGCGGAGCTGAAGAGAGCCGGGCcctcaaacactgacacacactgtttttag